The nucleotide window ttctttttgaaattgcATGTGTAATTTCTGCAACTTTGTAGCTGattatatttgagttttgtCCAATAGTGTTTGGGTAGAGTCAGTTCAAAATATTTGTCTACATTCTCGCCGAATTAAAAAGCCATATGATATTTAGGAATTTGCATTTTAAGGGATTCACTCTGTATTAGCTTTAGCCTTTAGACATTAACTAAGACTCTCTCAACAACAAGGGAAATTGAGGGAGGGATTGACAATCCTCACTGTTGAATGTGAAGCTTGGATCATCATCACACTTGAGCTTCTAGAGCCTgcctcacttttttttttccactctGCTCAGTCGCTCTCTtgcaataattttcttttgttttgggCCTTGGCTTAAAAGCTAACATGTGTCCAAGCCCACAAGAGCACATTTATTATAATCCTATTTTATTTTGCTAtgctttctttttataattattctttGTAGCCAGCCTACCGTAGTTGGACTTGGACGGCGATGTTTGGGTTATCGCTTTCCCCTTTGAGCGGCCGTTCCCTTTCCATCTTGGGTTGTAGTCGCTCCTCCTCTTAAGTCCAAAGTTTTGATCTTGAAAAGTTCATTCTTAGTCTCACTGTCTGAAACCCGTACACAATATGAAGAAGAACTAGCAAATTGGGAACTTGATTTGTTTTCAAGTAGAGGTCTGGAAGAACATGTTCTGTTGACACTCCTTATAACGGGACCTGAATTCCGTTTCTTCGCCGGAATGTAATTCTCGAACGAGTCAGCTTGAGTTTCTGTGCGGTTATCTCTCGTAGGCCGTCCTTGTCCTCCCCCATGTTGATGAACTGAGACTTTCTTTTGGCGTCTTAAGAAAAAAGTTGTTTCAAAGAAGCTGTGTTTTCGAGCCGTAGAACAAGATATAACTATCACCCCGAGGCACCAATTGGGAAATGTCACATGGCGGTTGCCGGCTGATTCCCTCTGATTTGGGAAGGTAGACATTCGGAGCGCTCTGAGTCTCTTCTTCTGAAGTGTAACGTGAAAGTTCAGGGTGCTACAGCTGTAACTTTTGTGAGAGAGACTGGGTTTATGAAAGGAAGGAAACTTAGAAGACGGATATCTCTGGAGGATTTCAGAGGATTGCTTGAGATAGATTTTAAACATTAGGGTAAAagaattaaaaccctaaatataaAAGTAAGACTTTAAGTcccattaaaaatatttcaaaattaaaacatttgatttttttaatgatcGAATTTCTTTCGAAGGAACATAAtaaatatagagagaaaaagCAACAGATAGTAACTctacatttttatataataaagatatataggTTGTGGTCTGATAATGCATTGCTAGTAGGAAGTTGTTCAACTGAAAGGAACCTGACCTTGAACTTCATTCGAGAGTTGTTTAATCCTTTCCTAGTGAAGAAGAGGGGTTTTTCTATAATCCAATCACAAAATCCAAAAACCTCCTTAGAAACTATTCTAACCaaaaatatacaacaaaaaaagaTGAGAATGGAAGTATCAATCTTCGAATTTGTCTCTGATAGAATATGGGATTGAATCGAATTTGGTCCATCACTTAGCCGGACGGACATAACCGTAGATGGCGAAAAAAGCCTGAACCACAGTGAGTAAAAGGAGAATGAGGGCTGCCAGGGCTGACATGAATGACCACCGAGTGTCGAAATAAGTATGCTTAAAACTTGCCCATCCAACCTGCCAATGGTTCCTGTAATGCTCATTCACTCCCTCAAATAATTCTGACAGGTAGTTTCTCTGAATGTCAAATGCCACATCCTTCCCCACATTGCTGAAGAATCGAGCCACTTCTTCGTCTGTCCCGAAGTAGTTTTCGATGATCTTCTGATCACTCAAAAACCCTGCATCACCCGCTGTGTTAATGAGACAGCCCATCAAGGTTGCATAAGTTGTGATGTGCTTTGTGCAGTAGCAGTAACACTGTTCATAAGCAACACAATTGAGGAAAACAGAGCTGGAGAAATCATCTATTGTTAATGGTGGAATTTCCAGGACTCCATTTCTGAAGTCAATGTCCAGGAAACTGCTAGCCTTCCTTGGCTTGAACTCAATGCCAGCTAAATGAAGCCTTTTTGCAGATGGGATCAAATGAAGGAAGGGACTAATGTCTCTTGTTTCTTCTTGGGACGAAGGGATAAAGCTCAAACGATATAAATCTAACAAATGTTTTGCTGAAAGATTGTGGTATTGCTCCAGGACTTCAACATCTCTTTGCAccatataattgaaaaattccAGGGCAAGTTTAGCTACAGTCGGAGGATTGTCAATGTTAATTGAACCCAATACTGTAAGCTCGAACAAAGTTTCAAGAACAAAATAAGGAATTTGATTCTCAAGCCTGAGAAAATCCCTagtgaaaaaaggaaaaacccaTGACATAGTAAAAATTGGATCATCAAGATCACCTTGTACCAACTTCCCGACTATGGAGAAAAGCTCAATAACAAAACATCCATCAAGAACCATCATTTCGATAAGTTCACCGCTCCTGAATTGAATTGTCTCTGAATAACACTCTCTTATCTGGTGCTCCATTGATTTTGTGGCTGCATACAAGTCCTTGAATTCGACTCCATGGTTTCTTGTGCGGTTGAGCATTGCAGCAAGGTATTTCCATTTGTGTTCTTGGATCATCTTCAGGTGCTCTTTGCCATGGTGATAAGGTCCCATGGATACAATATGGGGTTGATAAGCCTTCTTGTTGATTTCAACCAAGCTCTGAGGGACTCTGAAGATGCAGCAAGACTTCTTTCCAGCTGATTTGCTTAATAACTGAGGATTTTGATTAAGTTTTGCTTCCATTGATGCTAACCATTCTCTCTCGTCTTCCATGACTCCGATAACATGATGAGGTTTTCCTCCATTTTCACCATCTTGATTGCAGAGGACATTCCTTTCTGTTTCCATTTTGTGTTTATTTCAACAATCATATTGCATCGTTTACTTTTGAAGGATACAGTTTATCCTTTGGTATGAGCACCGTATGAGCCAAATAATCGTCCTTGAGGGCCCAGAAACCTTTCAATTTGATTGACTATCTTGGCAATTGTCCATGAGCAGGTTCAATTAATGTTTTATCCAATGTGTTATCCAATGCACGTACCATCATCTACATTGTAAACACTAATTCAAAATACAATAGGAGCTACTCTAAATATctcacaaataaaattatgtgtattattttttaaatataatttatatagataattgatatattattatgtgattatatcatt belongs to Mangifera indica cultivar Alphonso chromosome 2, CATAS_Mindica_2.1, whole genome shotgun sequence and includes:
- the LOC123208555 gene encoding UPF0481 protein At3g47200-like encodes the protein METERNVLCNQDGENGGKPHHVIGVMEDEREWLASMEAKLNQNPQLLSKSAGKKSCCIFRVPQSLVEINKKAYQPHIVSMGPYHHGKEHLKMIQEHKWKYLAAMLNRTRNHGVEFKDLYAATKSMEHQIRECYSETIQFRSGELIEMMVLDGCFVIELFSIVGKLVQGDLDDPIFTMSWVFPFFTRDFLRLENQIPYFVLETLFELTVLGSINIDNPPTVAKLALEFFNYMVQRDVEVLEQYHNLSAKHLLDLYRLSFIPSSQEETRDISPFLHLIPSAKRLHLAGIEFKPRKASSFLDIDFRNGVLEIPPLTIDDFSSSVFLNCVAYEQCYCYCTKHITTYATLMGCLINTAGDAGFLSDQKIIENYFGTDEEVARFFSNVGKDVAFDIQRNYLSELFEGVNEHYRNHWQVGWASFKHTYFDTRWSFMSALAALILLLLTVVQAFFAIYGYVRPAK